Proteins co-encoded in one Acidovorax sp. 69 genomic window:
- a CDS encoding rubredoxin has translation MKIYMCALCGWIYDEAAGLPDDGIAPGTRWTDVPDGWRCPECNVGKADFVMCEV, from the coding sequence ATGAAAATCTATATGTGTGCCCTCTGCGGCTGGATCTATGACGAAGCCGCGGGTCTGCCCGACGACGGGATAGCGCCAGGCACCCGCTGGACCGATGTCCCCGACGGCTGGCGCTGCCCCGAGTGCAATGTGGGCAAGGCGGACTTTGTGATGTGCGAGGTGTGA
- a CDS encoding ABC transporter permease: MNTIEKPMPVLTHSHPGLVRAWLQALAAVVRDKGVLLLLIGAPVLYGFFYPWFYADEVLTRVPVAVVDMDHTSLSRQITRFADADPRIEVLLVTGSEREAQEALWRGEIEGYALIPANLKRNVVRGESAVVSIQANGAYALLNKAVQYGFAEAVGTVSAGVEIRKLQASGQSAQQARASRAPVQLQMVALFNPTEGYGSFVVPAVALLILQQTLLMGAAMLTGTWVEAGEHRASATTWLGRLLALCTLGWASGLFYFGWIFVLHDYPRGGNPLGALALLACYIPAIASLGALLGLWFGNRERALQVLLFTTLPIAFVAGFSWPVEALPEPLQWLRWLLPSTSGVQASLRLNQLGAPLSAALPYLCALVALGTTCTVAVMAKAGPARAPSRAPLTH; this comes from the coding sequence ATGAACACCATTGAAAAACCCATGCCGGTGTTGACACACTCTCACCCGGGCCTGGTGCGGGCATGGCTGCAAGCACTGGCCGCGGTGGTGCGCGACAAGGGCGTGCTGCTGCTGCTGATCGGTGCGCCCGTGCTCTACGGCTTTTTTTACCCCTGGTTCTACGCCGATGAGGTGCTCACCCGCGTGCCCGTGGCCGTGGTGGACATGGACCACACCAGCCTGTCGCGCCAGATCACCCGCTTTGCCGACGCCGACCCGCGCATCGAAGTGCTTTTGGTCACCGGCAGCGAACGCGAAGCACAAGAGGCCCTGTGGCGCGGCGAGATCGAGGGCTATGCACTCATCCCCGCGAACCTCAAGCGCAACGTGGTGCGCGGCGAAAGCGCCGTGGTCAGCATCCAGGCCAACGGCGCCTACGCGCTGCTCAACAAGGCCGTGCAGTACGGCTTTGCGGAAGCGGTGGGCACCGTCTCGGCCGGCGTCGAGATTCGCAAGCTGCAGGCCAGCGGCCAAAGCGCCCAGCAGGCCCGTGCCAGCCGGGCCCCGGTGCAGCTGCAAATGGTGGCGCTGTTCAACCCCACCGAGGGCTACGGCAGTTTTGTAGTGCCCGCCGTGGCGCTGCTCATCCTGCAACAGACCTTGCTGATGGGCGCAGCCATGCTGACCGGCACCTGGGTGGAAGCCGGTGAACACCGCGCCAGTGCCACCACCTGGCTGGGACGGCTGCTGGCGTTGTGCACGCTGGGCTGGGCCAGCGGGCTGTTTTATTTTGGCTGGATCTTTGTGCTGCACGACTACCCGCGCGGCGGCAACCCGCTGGGCGCGCTGGCGCTGCTGGCCTGCTATATCCCAGCCATCGCTTCGCTCGGCGCGTTGCTGGGGCTGTGGTTCGGCAACCGTGAACGCGCACTGCAGGTGCTGCTGTTCACCACACTGCCCATCGCGTTCGTCGCAGGCTTCTCGTGGCCGGTGGAGGCGCTGCCCGAGCCGCTGCAGTGGCTGCGCTGGCTGCTGCCCAGCACCTCGGGCGTGCAGGCGTCGCTGCGGCTCAACCAGTTGGGTGCGCCGCTGTCAGCCGCGTTGCCATATCTGTGTGCACTGGTGGCGCTGGGTACAACGTGCACAGTCGCAGTAATGGCCAAGGCAGGCCCTGCGCGCGCACCGTCGCGCGCGCCTCTCACTCACTGA
- a CDS encoding TetR/AcrR family transcriptional regulator, which produces MTEASAPVTGTEHRARLLEGMARTVAAKGYADTTIADIVREASVSRRTFYENFADKAECLTALYEAASGNAIAVLRAAIDPHSEWQNQVEQAMAAYFGVLARNPVLLRTLFIDILGLGTPGLAARRRANQQLADLMLDLVNNRPGERRRKAPLQPMMAMAVVGGINEMVLQSIEQDRAGQLQELVEPAATLLRVAISAEF; this is translated from the coding sequence ATGACCGAAGCTTCCGCCCCTGTCACCGGCACTGAACATCGGGCCCGCCTGCTCGAAGGCATGGCCCGCACCGTGGCAGCCAAGGGCTATGCCGACACCACCATTGCCGACATCGTGCGCGAGGCCAGCGTGTCGCGCCGCACGTTCTACGAAAACTTCGCGGACAAGGCCGAATGCCTGACGGCGTTGTACGAGGCAGCCAGCGGCAACGCGATTGCTGTGCTGCGCGCGGCTATCGACCCGCACAGCGAGTGGCAAAACCAGGTGGAGCAGGCCATGGCCGCCTACTTTGGTGTGCTGGCGCGCAACCCGGTATTGCTGCGCACTCTGTTCATCGACATCCTGGGCCTGGGCACGCCGGGCCTGGCCGCGCGCCGCCGTGCGAACCAGCAGTTGGCCGACCTGATGCTGGACCTGGTGAACAACCGCCCCGGAGAGCGCAGGCGCAAAGCACCGCTTCAGCCCATGATGGCCATGGCGGTGGTGGGCGGGATCAATGAGATGGTGCTGCAATCCATCGAGCAGGATCGGGCCGGGCAACTGCAAGAGTTGGTAGAGCCCGCCGCAACGTTGTTGCGGGTGGCGATTTCGGCAGAGTTCTAG
- a CDS encoding HlyD family secretion protein, whose amino-acid sequence MSNNSNSSHSSKKTAVIGTVALVAVAGFVGFGLWKASQPAPEVFQGQIEAQEADIAPKVTARIAQILVKEGDQIAVGAPLIRMDSPEVKAKLAQATAAQEAAQAVADKAQHGARPQEIEMARLNWQRAVAAADLAESSFKRVDGLAREGLVAAQKRDEAEANHKASRDQALAAKAQYDLARAGARTEDRSAASAQARQVAGVVAEVEAAQAETELKSPVAGEVAKVLARTGELSPQGVAVVTVVDLKDQWVVLNVREDRLQRFAIGSEFDATLPALGHKAVKFKVYHTAALPDFATWRATRAGQGFDARTFEVRARPAAPIEGARPGMTVLVQ is encoded by the coding sequence ATGAGCAACAACAGTAATAGCAGCCATAGCAGCAAAAAAACAGCCGTGATCGGCACCGTGGCCCTGGTCGCCGTGGCGGGCTTCGTGGGCTTTGGTCTGTGGAAGGCTTCGCAGCCCGCGCCCGAAGTGTTCCAGGGCCAGATCGAGGCCCAGGAGGCCGACATCGCACCCAAGGTCACCGCCCGCATTGCGCAGATTCTGGTCAAGGAAGGCGACCAGATTGCCGTGGGTGCGCCCCTGATCCGCATGGACAGCCCCGAGGTCAAGGCCAAGCTCGCCCAGGCCACGGCCGCCCAGGAGGCCGCGCAGGCCGTGGCCGACAAGGCCCAGCATGGCGCGCGCCCACAAGAAATCGAAATGGCCCGCTTGAACTGGCAGCGTGCCGTGGCGGCGGCCGACCTGGCCGAATCATCGTTCAAGCGCGTGGACGGACTGGCCCGTGAAGGTCTGGTGGCGGCGCAAAAACGCGACGAAGCCGAGGCCAACCACAAGGCATCGCGCGACCAGGCCCTGGCTGCCAAGGCGCAGTACGACCTGGCCCGTGCCGGCGCCCGCACCGAAGACCGCTCGGCCGCCAGCGCCCAGGCGCGTCAGGTGGCAGGCGTGGTGGCCGAGGTCGAAGCCGCCCAGGCCGAGACCGAACTCAAGAGCCCCGTGGCCGGCGAAGTGGCCAAAGTCCTGGCCCGCACCGGCGAGCTGTCGCCCCAAGGGGTGGCCGTGGTCACCGTCGTGGATCTCAAGGACCAATGGGTGGTTTTGAACGTGCGCGAAGACCGCCTGCAACGCTTTGCGATCGGCAGCGAATTCGACGCCACGCTGCCCGCGCTGGGCCACAAGGCGGTCAAGTTCAAGGTCTATCACACGGCCGCGCTGCCCGACTTTGCCACCTGGCGCGCCACCCGCGCAGGCCAGGGCTTTGACGCCCGCACCTTCGAGGTCCGTGCGCGCCCGGCCGCGCCCATCGAGGGAGCCCGCCCCGGCATGACGGTGCTGGTGCAGTGA
- a CDS encoding metal-dependent hydrolase, which produces MTELVVRRLLIDLETPIARHWCGGDAFRTAFFNALSMSFPVGEQFFIDAVRDGHKAMPPEQHARFADEVRGFIGQEATHRRIHALFNGHLEKQGLTNDWAPRAAERMKLFANADPRHPLAVTAANEHFTALLAEWLLAHPEAVQGAEPRLATMWQWHCAEEAEHKSTAFDLYQALGGNHDWRITWFRRITLVFLSDALRQTVLNLRRDGTLWKWSTWASAARTLLGKGGLVRESWKPWREYLRRDFHPTQHGTGLSERWLAEHSDAYTPVGAR; this is translated from the coding sequence ATGACCGAACTTGTCGTCCGCCGATTGCTGATTGACCTGGAGACGCCTATTGCGCGCCACTGGTGTGGTGGCGATGCGTTTCGCACCGCGTTCTTCAATGCGCTGTCGATGAGCTTTCCCGTGGGCGAGCAATTTTTCATCGACGCCGTGCGTGATGGGCACAAGGCCATGCCACCCGAGCAGCACGCCCGGTTCGCCGACGAAGTGCGCGGCTTCATCGGGCAAGAGGCCACACACCGCCGCATCCACGCACTGTTCAACGGCCACCTCGAAAAGCAGGGCCTCACCAACGACTGGGCGCCGCGCGCGGCCGAGCGCATGAAGCTCTTCGCCAACGCCGACCCGCGCCACCCACTGGCAGTCACCGCCGCCAACGAACACTTCACAGCCCTGCTGGCCGAATGGCTGCTGGCCCACCCCGAGGCCGTACAAGGTGCCGAACCCCGACTGGCCACGATGTGGCAATGGCACTGCGCCGAAGAAGCCGAGCACAAAAGCACGGCCTTTGACCTCTACCAGGCCCTGGGCGGCAACCACGACTGGCGCATCACCTGGTTTCGCCGCATCACGCTGGTGTTCCTCTCCGATGCGCTGCGCCAAACGGTACTGAACCTGCGCCGCGATGGCACGCTGTGGAAGTGGAGCACCTGGGCCAGCGCCGCCCGCACGCTGCTGGGCAAGGGCGGCCTGGTGCGCGAAAGCTGGAAACCCTGGCGTGAATACCTTCGGCGTGACTTTCATCCGACCCAACACGGCACCGGCCTGTCAGAGCGCTGGCTGGCCGAGCACAGCGATGCCTACACCCCCGTGGGCGCACGCTGA
- a CDS encoding cytochrome b/b6 domain-containing protein — protein sequence MNNTPSLHPASATTAPPAPSKAPSRRVTDAPTRMFHWLFALCFVGAYATADGEHWRLLHVTLGYTMAGLLGFRLLYGILGPRTSGLGLLWRKLGGAPAWLRTLPSTTSITQIPWRQGQNLLMALAIVLLLALVVPLTLSGYATYNDWGDALGGDWMEEVHEFFGNALLFVVLAHVALIAGLSVLRRKNQALPMLTGRVEGKGPDLVPKNRTWLAALLLIAALAFGAWQWQQSPSGWIASGASAERSRHHDDD from the coding sequence ATGAACAACACCCCCTCCCTCCACCCCGCCAGCGCCACCACAGCGCCACCAGCCCCGTCAAAGGCCCCCAGCCGCCGGGTGACCGACGCACCCACGCGCATGTTCCACTGGCTGTTTGCACTGTGCTTTGTGGGCGCTTACGCCACGGCCGATGGTGAACACTGGAGGCTGCTGCACGTCACGCTGGGCTACACCATGGCAGGCCTGCTGGGCTTTCGCTTGCTGTACGGCATCTTGGGGCCGCGCACCTCGGGCCTGGGCCTGCTGTGGCGCAAGCTGGGGGGGGCGCCGGCCTGGCTACGCACCCTGCCCTCAACCACATCGATCACACAGATCCCCTGGCGCCAAGGCCAGAACCTGCTGATGGCGCTGGCCATTGTGTTGCTGCTGGCGCTGGTGGTGCCGCTCACACTCAGCGGCTATGCCACTTACAACGACTGGGGTGACGCCCTGGGTGGCGACTGGATGGAAGAAGTGCATGAGTTCTTTGGAAACGCGCTGCTCTTTGTGGTGCTGGCCCACGTCGCGCTGATTGCAGGCCTGAGCGTGCTGCGCCGCAAGAACCAGGCACTGCCCATGCTGACGGGCCGGGTCGAAGGCAAGGGGCCGGACCTGGTCCCCAAAAACCGCACGTGGCTGGCGGCCCTGCTGCTGATCGCGGCGCTGGCCTTCGGTGCCTGGCAATGGCAGCAATCACCCAGCGGCTGGATCGCCAGCGGCGCATCTGCAGAGCGCAGCCGGCACCACGATGACGACTGA
- a CDS encoding cation-translocating P-type ATPase, with amino-acid sequence MPTTDSPTGLDPAIAAQRLREEGPNELGISQRRTLRDMAWDVVREPMFLLLLGAGGIYLAMGDAHEALILLGFVVIIMAITVLQERRTDNALNALRDLSSPRALALRGGTAVRIPGREVVREDLLMIAEGDRIPADGTLLQAHELANNESMLTGESEPVAKQPGDQVFAGTLVVSGQGLVQVTVVGRHTELGRIGQSLDTIALQASPLREEMARLTHKLVLIGLSLCALLVALFWALRGDWLQAVLAGITLAMGILPQELPVIMIIFLALAARRLAAQQVLTRRLNAIETLGQTTVLCVDKTGTLTQNRMAVAALCIAGEELDVQSLPVACGGTALPEAFHELLEYAVLASEIEPHDPMEQAFHRMAADHLVDTEHLHPAWSLAREYELSPQLLAMSHLWRDGTSAHDTVATKGAPEAVADLCHLPDAKRAAVSAQAARLADRGLRVLGVAKARHRAQDTWPDIQHAFDFEWLGLVALADPLRPEVPQAIAQCRRAGIRVVMITGDHPRTARAIAAQAGISHDSVVTGDELAPMPPQMLADKVQQASVFARIKPHQKLALVEALKTQGEVVAMTGDGVNDAPALKAAHIGIAMGQRGTDVAREAAALVLLHDDFAAIVQAIHRGRQTFANLRQAMVYTLAVHIPIVGLAVLPVLFGLPLVLAPLHIAFLELVIDPACSIVFEAEEGAADLMLQPPRGADEPLLGARHILLSLAQGGVVTAAVVGLYAWLLNQAAHAATASTAAFVVLVTANAALILPSRSSRAGWRSLWAGLTPVSLWVLGGTLAALTAITTVPWLAGMFKFAPLSPAQWLTAMGTGLALVVVFQGNKRWMGASAPPRGL; translated from the coding sequence ATGCCAACCACCGACTCTCCCACCGGCCTCGACCCTGCAATAGCCGCTCAACGCCTGCGTGAAGAAGGCCCCAACGAACTGGGCATCAGCCAGCGCCGCACGCTGCGTGACATGGCCTGGGACGTGGTGCGCGAGCCCATGTTCTTGCTGCTGCTGGGTGCAGGCGGCATCTACCTGGCGATGGGCGATGCGCACGAGGCGCTGATCCTGCTGGGCTTTGTGGTGATCATCATGGCCATCACCGTGCTGCAAGAACGCCGCACTGACAACGCGCTGAACGCCCTGCGCGACCTCTCCAGCCCCAGAGCGCTGGCGCTGCGAGGAGGAACCGCCGTGCGCATCCCTGGCCGCGAGGTGGTGCGCGAAGACCTGCTGATGATTGCCGAGGGCGACCGCATACCCGCCGACGGCACGCTGCTACAGGCGCACGAGTTGGCCAACAACGAATCGATGCTGACGGGCGAGTCCGAGCCCGTGGCCAAGCAACCCGGGGACCAGGTGTTTGCAGGCACGCTGGTGGTCAGCGGCCAGGGCTTGGTGCAAGTGACCGTCGTGGGGCGCCACACCGAACTTGGGCGTATTGGCCAGTCCCTCGACACCATTGCACTGCAAGCCTCCCCGCTGCGTGAAGAGATGGCACGGCTCACCCACAAACTGGTGCTCATCGGCTTGTCGCTGTGCGCGCTGCTGGTGGCCCTGTTCTGGGCGCTGCGCGGCGACTGGCTGCAGGCCGTGCTGGCGGGCATCACGCTGGCCATGGGTATCCTGCCGCAAGAGCTGCCCGTGATCATGATCATCTTCCTGGCCTTGGCGGCGCGGCGGCTGGCGGCGCAGCAAGTGCTGACGCGGCGACTCAACGCCATCGAGACGCTGGGACAGACCACCGTGCTGTGCGTGGACAAGACCGGCACCCTCACACAAAACCGCATGGCGGTGGCGGCGCTGTGCATTGCAGGTGAGGAGCTGGATGTACAGAGCCTGCCAGTCGCCTGCGGCGGCACGGCGCTGCCAGAAGCCTTTCACGAACTGCTGGAATACGCCGTGCTGGCCAGCGAGATCGAACCGCACGACCCCATGGAACAGGCCTTTCACCGCATGGCGGCAGACCACCTGGTGGACACCGAGCACCTGCACCCCGCGTGGTCGCTGGCTCGGGAATACGAGCTATCCCCCCAGCTGCTGGCCATGAGCCACCTGTGGCGAGACGGCACCTCTGCGCACGACACTGTGGCCACCAAGGGCGCCCCCGAAGCCGTGGCCGACCTCTGCCACCTGCCCGACGCCAAACGCGCCGCCGTGAGCGCCCAGGCCGCCCGCCTGGCCGACCGAGGCCTGCGGGTGCTGGGCGTGGCCAAGGCCCGGCACCGCGCGCAAGATACCTGGCCTGACATTCAGCACGCCTTTGACTTTGAATGGCTGGGGCTGGTAGCCCTGGCCGATCCGCTGCGCCCCGAGGTGCCCCAGGCCATTGCGCAATGCCGCCGGGCAGGCATCCGCGTGGTCATGATCACGGGCGACCACCCCCGCACTGCTCGCGCCATCGCGGCCCAGGCGGGCATATCACACGACAGTGTGGTCACCGGCGATGAGCTGGCCCCCATGCCACCGCAGATGCTGGCCGACAAGGTCCAACAGGCCAGCGTATTTGCGCGCATCAAACCGCACCAGAAGCTGGCGCTGGTCGAAGCCCTCAAAACCCAGGGCGAGGTGGTGGCCATGACGGGCGACGGCGTGAACGACGCCCCTGCCCTCAAGGCCGCCCACATTGGTATCGCCATGGGCCAGCGGGGCACCGACGTGGCGCGTGAAGCCGCAGCACTGGTGCTGCTGCACGACGATTTCGCGGCCATCGTGCAAGCCATCCATCGGGGACGCCAGACCTTTGCCAACTTGCGCCAGGCCATGGTCTACACGCTGGCAGTGCACATTCCCATCGTGGGCCTGGCAGTGCTGCCGGTGCTGTTTGGGCTGCCGTTGGTGCTGGCGCCGCTGCACATCGCATTTCTGGAGCTGGTCATCGACCCGGCCTGCTCCATCGTCTTCGAGGCCGAGGAAGGCGCGGCCGACCTCATGCTACAACCGCCACGCGGGGCTGACGAGCCTCTGCTAGGTGCCCGCCATATCCTGCTGAGCCTGGCGCAGGGCGGTGTGGTCACCGCCGCCGTGGTGGGCTTGTATGCGTGGTTGCTGAATCAGGCCGCACATGCCGCCACAGCCAGCACCGCCGCTTTTGTGGTGCTGGTGACTGCCAACGCCGCGCTCATCCTGCCCAGCCGAAGCAGCCGCGCCGGGTGGCGCAGCCTGTGGGCAGGCCTTACCCCCGTCAGCCTGTGGGTACTGGGCGGCACACTGGCAGCATTGACCGCCATCACCACCGTGCCTTGGCTTGCCGGCATGTTCAAATTTGCGCCACTGTCGCCTGCTCAGTGGCTGACCGCCATGGGTACCGGGCTGGCGCTGGTGGTGGTGTTTCAGGGCAACAAGCGCTGGATGGGCGCTTCCGCTCCGCCTCGCGGCCTCTAG
- a CDS encoding DUF1924 domain-containing protein, protein MTKFFTLAMAALCTLATSSHSQAADTTAAQQLAHWNAQAGSPGQADKGKVFFTSRHGGEWSCASCHGTPPTAQGKHASTGKSIAPLAPAFNPKAFTDTAKVDKWFRRNCNDVLSRECTAVEKADVLAYLNALKP, encoded by the coding sequence ATGACAAAATTTTTCACCCTGGCCATGGCAGCGCTGTGCACCTTGGCAACCAGCAGCCACAGTCAGGCAGCAGACACCACCGCAGCCCAGCAACTCGCGCATTGGAACGCACAGGCAGGCAGCCCGGGCCAAGCAGACAAAGGCAAGGTCTTCTTTACCTCCCGCCACGGTGGTGAATGGTCATGCGCCTCGTGCCACGGTACGCCGCCTACCGCCCAGGGCAAACATGCCAGCACCGGCAAATCAATCGCGCCCCTGGCCCCTGCCTTCAACCCCAAGGCGTTCACCGACACCGCCAAGGTGGACAAGTGGTTCCGCCGCAACTGCAACGACGTGCTGAGCCGCGAATGCACGGCCGTTGAGAAGGCCGATGTGCTGGCCTACCTCAACGCTCTCAAACCCTGA
- a CDS encoding TolC family protein, with protein MTLTPPHRRHRRAGEALLRLLATAPLALLPALTQAAPLAFDAALQQLQQRSDQLAASRSAVETAQLRRDAMQRLGGPVVNLSGAAYTYNANLDVDLNPLNRALPGVLSQLPPALAGSLAQLPHLPSSYTLNRSQSDTTASVSAIWPIYMGGASQAARGLLDAQTQEAEADAAKTGHEATTMLVQRYFGAQLAQRAAVLRESALATIEQHDAAAQKMLDAGVIARVERLQARSALEEARRNARKARDDADLAATALTRTLKATEAVTPTSPLFVLSQPVEPLPHFIDTALARHPGLDKVAAKKEQATQLHAAQEALRKPQLFAFGQRQLKTGKEADWVAGVGVRWTLWDSIDRNALAESSNRQIEQAERTGAQAQSDIALLVEKRWLALEQARRQYFALAPGLELADEVLRLRTSGLRAGTSTTLDLIDAQVNQAKAQTERTQAAHDYVKALADLLESCGLSEEFGKYMARADATRVE; from the coding sequence ATGACCCTCACTCCACCGCACCGGCGCCATCGTCGGGCAGGCGAAGCATTGCTGCGCCTGCTCGCCACAGCCCCCCTGGCCCTGCTGCCTGCGCTGACACAGGCGGCGCCCCTGGCATTCGACGCTGCGCTACAGCAGTTGCAGCAGCGCTCCGATCAACTGGCCGCGTCGCGGTCTGCCGTAGAAACCGCCCAACTGCGCCGAGATGCCATGCAGCGCCTGGGCGGCCCAGTGGTCAACCTCAGCGGTGCGGCCTACACCTACAACGCCAACCTGGACGTGGACCTGAACCCGCTGAACCGGGCGCTGCCCGGCGTACTCTCTCAGCTGCCCCCGGCGCTGGCAGGCTCTCTGGCCCAACTGCCGCACCTGCCCTCCAGCTACACGCTGAACCGCAGCCAATCGGACACCACGGCCTCCGTGTCGGCCATCTGGCCCATCTACATGGGTGGCGCTAGCCAGGCAGCTCGCGGTCTGCTGGATGCCCAGACGCAAGAGGCCGAGGCGGATGCCGCCAAGACCGGCCACGAAGCCACCACCATGCTGGTACAGCGCTACTTTGGCGCCCAGCTGGCCCAACGTGCCGCAGTGCTGCGCGAATCTGCACTGGCCACCATCGAACAGCACGATGCAGCCGCGCAGAAGATGCTGGATGCGGGGGTGATTGCCCGCGTAGAGCGCCTGCAGGCCCGCTCAGCACTCGAAGAAGCCCGCCGCAACGCCCGCAAGGCCCGCGACGATGCCGACCTGGCCGCTACCGCGCTGACCCGCACGCTCAAGGCCACAGAAGCCGTCACCCCCACCAGCCCGCTGTTTGTGCTGAGCCAGCCCGTCGAACCCCTGCCCCACTTTATTGACACCGCGTTGGCCCGCCACCCGGGTCTCGACAAGGTAGCCGCAAAAAAAGAACAGGCCACACAACTGCACGCGGCGCAGGAGGCATTGCGCAAGCCCCAGCTGTTTGCCTTTGGCCAACGCCAGCTCAAGACCGGCAAGGAGGCCGACTGGGTGGCCGGCGTAGGCGTACGCTGGACGCTGTGGGACTCCATCGACCGCAACGCGCTTGCCGAATCCTCCAACCGCCAGATTGAACAGGCCGAACGCACCGGGGCCCAGGCGCAAAGCGACATCGCCCTGCTGGTCGAAAAGCGCTGGTTGGCGCTGGAACAAGCCAGGCGCCAGTATTTCGCGCTGGCCCCCGGCCTGGAACTGGCCGACGAAGTGCTGCGCCTGCGTACCTCAGGCCTGCGTGCTGGCACCAGCACCACGCTCGATCTGATCGACGCCCAGGTCAATCAGGCCAAGGCGCAAACCGAACGCACCCAGGCCGCGCACGACTACGTAAAGGCCCTGGCCGATCTGCTGGAAAGCTGCGGGCTCTCGGAAGAGTTTGGCAAATACATGGCACGCGCCGATGCGACGCGGGTCGAATGA
- a CDS encoding ABC transporter permease: MNSIVNSLCRETRRLRSSPWDLAMVTWVPLLAVALLWWIFSAGLPRHLPVGVVDDDHSSLSRQLVRMLDATPGLQITQHYANAAEAERALRGVEVYAVVTIPRDFARTVKEGRAAQVTLLHNAQLGTHSGVLQRDVRAVVGTLSAGIEMAARNKRGENAQAVHVSMEPIHTQMVALFNVSTNYEQFLGAALIPALLHILAMTAGAWAVGRELRDRTLGEWLGAGGLLRNGGALLGKLAAPWVSLTLVGLLALVGITWGRGWYPPGHLGWVAAALALLIAVSLVAGAVLAALTRSLRTALSGAGFFAAPAFAFSGVAFPLAGMPGSARAWAEAMPYTHYIRLQIEQLQMGAPLATSAPTMAALIIATAVLCLVGAVALTLAHRRPDTWGAR, encoded by the coding sequence ATGAATTCAATAGTAAACAGCCTCTGCCGCGAAACCCGCCGCCTGCGCAGCAGCCCCTGGGACCTGGCCATGGTCACCTGGGTGCCACTTCTGGCCGTGGCACTGCTGTGGTGGATCTTCTCGGCCGGCCTGCCGCGCCACCTGCCCGTGGGCGTGGTGGACGACGACCACTCCAGCCTGTCGCGCCAACTGGTGCGCATGCTTGACGCCACGCCCGGCCTGCAAATCACGCAGCACTACGCCAACGCCGCCGAGGCCGAGCGCGCGTTGCGCGGCGTCGAGGTCTACGCCGTGGTCACCATCCCGCGCGACTTCGCGCGCACTGTGAAGGAAGGCCGCGCCGCACAGGTCACGTTGTTGCACAACGCACAGCTGGGCACCCATTCGGGCGTGCTGCAGCGCGACGTGCGCGCCGTGGTGGGCACCCTGTCGGCAGGCATCGAGATGGCCGCACGCAACAAACGCGGCGAAAACGCACAGGCCGTGCATGTGAGCATGGAACCCATCCACACGCAGATGGTGGCGCTGTTCAACGTGTCCACCAACTACGAGCAGTTTCTGGGCGCGGCGCTGATCCCGGCGCTGCTGCACATCCTGGCCATGACAGCCGGCGCCTGGGCTGTGGGGCGCGAGTTGCGCGACCGCACGCTGGGCGAATGGCTGGGCGCAGGGGGTCTCCTGCGCAATGGTGGCGCACTGCTGGGCAAGCTGGCCGCGCCATGGGTTTCGCTCACGCTGGTGGGGCTGCTGGCGCTGGTGGGCATTACCTGGGGGCGTGGCTGGTATCCGCCGGGCCACCTGGGCTGGGTGGCTGCAGCGTTGGCGCTGCTGATCGCCGTGTCGCTGGTAGCAGGCGCTGTATTGGCGGCCCTGACCCGGTCGCTGCGCACGGCGCTGTCGGGTGCAGGCTTTTTTGCGGCCCCTGCGTTTGCATTCAGCGGCGTGGCGTTTCCGCTGGCGGGCATGCCCGGCAGTGCGCGCGCCTGGGCCGAAGCCATGCCCTACACCCACTACATCCGCCTGCAGATCGAACAACTGCAGATGGGTGCGCCGCTGGCCACTAGCGCACCCACCATGGCTGCGCTGATCATCGCTACCGCCGTGCTGTGCCTGGTCGGTGCAGTGGCCCTTACCCTGGCCCACCGTCGCCCTGACACCTGGGGAGCCCGCTGA
- a CDS encoding diheme cytochrome c, producing the protein MKKTASLRPAAMATMAAAVCMVVLSSAHADSGRAMPRNMPSAYTQECAACHTAYPPGLLPAASWNRVMTGLDKHYGTDASLDATTVRQLNQWLQAHAGTYKRVNEEPPEDRLTRSAWFERKHRKIEPATWKLASVKSAANCAACHTGADQGQFDEHNLRMPAGLDARSRRAWND; encoded by the coding sequence ATGAAAAAGACCGCCTCCCTCCGCCCCGCCGCCATGGCCACCATGGCTGCCGCCGTCTGCATGGTGGTGCTCTCCAGCGCCCATGCAGACAGCGGGCGCGCCATGCCTCGCAACATGCCCAGCGCCTACACGCAGGAATGCGCCGCGTGCCACACGGCCTATCCGCCCGGCCTGCTGCCCGCTGCGTCCTGGAACCGCGTGATGACGGGCCTGGACAAACACTACGGCACCGATGCCTCGCTGGACGCCACCACCGTGCGCCAGCTCAATCAGTGGCTGCAGGCCCACGCAGGCACCTACAAGCGCGTGAACGAAGAGCCGCCCGAGGACCGCCTCACCCGCTCAGCCTGGTTTGAACGCAAGCACCGAAAAATCGAGCCCGCCACCTGGAAGCTCGCGAGCGTGAAAAGCGCAGCCAACTGCGCGGCCTGCCACACGGGCGCGGACCAGGGGCAGTTTGACGAACACAACCTGCGCATGCCAGCGGGGCTGGATGCCCGATCGCGCCGTGCCTGGAACGACTGA